In one Pseudomonas tensinigenes genomic region, the following are encoded:
- a CDS encoding response regulator transcription factor yields MRLLLVEDHVPLADELLAGLQRQGYAVDWLADGRDALYQGSSEPYDLIILDLGLPGVPGLEVLAQWRAGGLAIPVLILTARDSWAERIEGLKAGADDYLTKPFHPEELQLRIQSLLRRSKGQANQPTLQAAGLHLDEGRQCVVRDGADIQLTAAEFRLLRYFMLHPEQILSKSHLAEHLYDGETERDSNVLEVHVNHLRRKLGKSVIETRRGQGYLFGGQAS; encoded by the coding sequence ATGCGTTTGCTATTGGTGGAAGACCATGTACCGCTGGCCGACGAACTGCTCGCCGGCCTGCAACGCCAAGGCTACGCTGTGGATTGGCTGGCGGACGGTCGTGATGCGCTGTATCAGGGCAGCAGCGAGCCGTATGACCTGATCATTCTCGACCTCGGCCTGCCGGGCGTGCCGGGGCTTGAGGTGCTCGCGCAGTGGCGCGCCGGCGGTCTGGCAATTCCGGTGCTGATCCTCACGGCGCGCGATTCCTGGGCTGAGCGCATCGAAGGCCTGAAGGCCGGTGCCGATGATTACCTGACCAAACCGTTCCATCCTGAAGAGCTGCAACTGCGCATTCAGTCGTTGTTGCGCCGCTCCAAAGGGCAGGCCAATCAGCCGACGTTGCAGGCGGCCGGCCTGCATCTGGACGAGGGTCGGCAATGCGTGGTTCGCGACGGCGCCGACATTCAACTGACCGCTGCCGAATTCCGTCTGCTGCGCTATTTCATGCTGCACCCTGAGCAGATCCTCTCCAAAAGCCACCTCGCCGAACACCTCTACGACGGTGAAACCGAGCGCGACTCCAACGTCCTCGAAGTGCACGTCAATCATCTGCGGCGCAAGCTCGGCAAAAGCGTGATCGAAACCCGTCGCGGCCAGGGTTACCTGTTCGGCGGGCAAGCTTCGTGA
- a CDS encoding PepSY domain-containing protein, translating into MKVNVRATRRTALALVMCCSTAMARDLGPDEALNLRKQGVILPLEQVLQQAMDRYPGAKLLEVELEEKHDVYIYEVELLTVEGVARELHLKADTGELVKDKED; encoded by the coding sequence ATGAAGGTTAATGTTCGCGCCACCCGCCGCACGGCGTTGGCGCTGGTGATGTGTTGCTCGACGGCGATGGCTCGCGACCTCGGTCCGGACGAAGCCCTGAATCTACGCAAGCAGGGCGTGATCCTGCCGCTGGAGCAAGTGCTGCAGCAGGCGATGGATCGCTATCCCGGCGCAAAGTTGCTGGAAGTCGAGCTGGAAGAAAAACACGACGTCTACATTTATGAAGTCGAGTTGCTCACCGTCGAAGGTGTCGCCCGTGAGCTGCATTTGAAGGCCGATACCGGCGAACTTGTGAAAGACAAGGAAGATTGA
- a CDS encoding PepSY domain-containing protein, which produces MKTLTALSIASIIGCTASLAHARDLGPDEALRLRDAGTIVTFEKLNATALAKHPGSTITDTELEEQYGKYIYQIEMRDPQGQEWDLELDAVTGQVLKDHQDT; this is translated from the coding sequence ATGAAAACCCTGACTGCCCTGTCCATTGCCTCGATCATCGGCTGCACCGCCAGCCTCGCCCATGCCCGCGATCTCGGCCCTGACGAAGCCCTGCGTCTGCGCGACGCTGGTACTATCGTCACCTTCGAGAAGCTCAACGCCACCGCGTTGGCCAAACACCCGGGTTCGACGATCACCGACACCGAGCTGGAAGAGCAGTACGGAAAGTACATCTACCAGATCGAAATGCGCGATCCGCAGGGGCAGGAGTGGGATCTGGAATTAGACGCGGTGACTGGGCAGGTTCTCAAGGATCATCAGGATACGTAA
- a CDS encoding patatin-like phospholipase family protein — MTAIHIKFPALTLKAGPRAMARIRAQGLNAADVGTLPGAAGGPKALGIQGLDLALFGEWLPGAPRERSLIGASVGSWRFASACLPDAAEGIRRLGQLYAEQNFNKGVTMAEISQSSQRMLNDLLDGRDASILDNAHYRLNIMVVKSQGRLADDHRGRLGLALGSVIADNLRGRARLSRHFERLIIHDPRLAPPVNALNDFPSRFVALNAGNLRQALLASGSIPMVMEGVRDLPGAGAGTFRDGGLLDYHLDLPYSGDGIVLYPHFTDRVIPGWFDKTLPWRKASVERLQDVLLLAPSKEYLARLPYGKLPDRNDFKRFMGDASSRQKYWHAAMDESRRLGDEFLELTANGRLAERLLTL, encoded by the coding sequence ATGACCGCCATCCACATCAAATTCCCCGCCCTCACCCTCAAGGCCGGCCCGCGGGCCATGGCGCGTATTCGTGCGCAAGGCCTGAACGCAGCCGACGTCGGCACCCTGCCCGGCGCCGCCGGTGGGCCGAAGGCGTTGGGGATTCAAGGACTGGATCTGGCGCTGTTCGGTGAATGGCTGCCCGGCGCGCCGCGCGAACGCTCGTTGATCGGCGCCTCGGTCGGTTCCTGGCGCTTTGCCAGCGCGTGTCTGCCGGACGCCGCCGAAGGCATACGCCGCCTCGGTCAGCTGTACGCCGAGCAGAATTTCAACAAAGGCGTGACCATGGCCGAGATCAGTCAGAGCTCGCAACGCATGCTCAACGACCTGCTCGACGGCCGCGACGCAAGCATCCTCGACAACGCGCATTACCGCCTGAACATCATGGTGGTGAAAAGTCAGGGGCGTCTGGCCGATGATCATCGCGGCCGCCTCGGTCTGGCGCTGGGCTCGGTGATTGCCGACAACTTACGCGGTCGCGCGCGGCTGTCGCGACATTTTGAACGACTGATCATCCACGACCCGCGCCTCGCCCCGCCGGTGAATGCGCTGAACGATTTCCCGTCGCGCTTCGTCGCCCTGAATGCCGGCAACCTGCGTCAGGCCTTGCTCGCTTCGGGCTCGATCCCGATGGTCATGGAAGGCGTACGCGACTTGCCGGGCGCCGGTGCTGGCACGTTCCGCGATGGCGGTCTGCTCGATTATCACCTCGACCTGCCGTACAGCGGCGACGGCATCGTGCTCTATCCGCACTTCACTGATCGGGTGATTCCCGGCTGGTTCGACAAGACCCTGCCATGGCGCAAGGCCTCGGTGGAGCGCTTGCAGGACGTGCTGTTACTCGCGCCGTCGAAGGAATATCTGGCGCGCCTGCCCTACGGCAAATTGCCTGACCGCAACGACTTCAAACGCTTCATGGGCGATGCGTCGAGCCGGCAGAAATACTGGCACGCAGCGATGGACGAGAGCCGTCGCCTCGGTGACGAGTTCCTCGAACTGACTGCCAATGGTCGCCTCGCCGAGCGCTTGCTGACCCTTTAG
- the queD gene encoding 6-carboxytetrahydropterin synthase QueD has product MEIFKEFTFESAHRLPHVPDGHKCGRLHGHSFKVALHLSGDLDPHTGWIRDFSEIKAIFKPLYERLDHNYLNDIPGLENPTSEVLAKFIWNEMKPLLPELSAIRIHETCTSGCIYRGE; this is encoded by the coding sequence GTGGAAATCTTCAAAGAATTTACCTTCGAGTCCGCCCACCGCCTGCCGCACGTCCCGGACGGCCACAAGTGCGGGCGTCTGCACGGTCACTCGTTCAAAGTGGCGCTTCACCTCAGCGGCGACCTCGATCCGCACACCGGCTGGATCCGCGATTTCTCCGAAATCAAAGCGATCTTCAAGCCGCTGTACGAGCGTCTCGATCACAACTACCTGAACGACATTCCCGGCCTGGAAAACCCGACCAGTGAAGTGCTGGCCAAATTCATCTGGAATGAAATGAAGCCGCTGCTGCCGGAACTGAGCGCGATCCGCATTCACGAGACGTGCACCAGCGGTTGCATCTATCGCGGTGAATAA
- a CDS encoding alpha/beta fold hydrolase: MTDWLLDQVFDFNGRQIRYAISGDGPPLVFVHGTPFSSYVWHRIAPHFFATHRVHYFDLLGYGHSEQPDADVSLGVQNQLLAQLLEHWNIANPDVVAHDFGGATVLRAHLLNGKDYRSLTLIDPVALSPWGSPFVQHVRQHEAAFSGLPDYIQRAIVPTYIRGAIHREITDDELAPYVQPWLGEPGQAAFYRQIAQMDERYTREAESLYPTIRCPVQILWGEDDQWIPIERGRALHQMIPGSQFHPIAHAGHLVQEDAPEAIVAALLRFL; the protein is encoded by the coding sequence ATGACGGACTGGCTGCTGGATCAGGTCTTTGACTTCAACGGCCGACAGATTCGCTACGCCATAAGCGGCGACGGCCCGCCGCTGGTGTTCGTGCATGGCACGCCGTTTTCGTCGTACGTGTGGCACCGGATCGCGCCGCACTTTTTCGCCACGCATCGCGTGCATTACTTCGATCTGCTGGGTTACGGGCACTCCGAGCAACCCGACGCCGACGTCTCCCTCGGCGTGCAAAACCAACTGCTGGCGCAGTTGCTCGAGCATTGGAATATTGCAAACCCCGACGTCGTCGCTCACGACTTCGGCGGCGCCACCGTCCTGCGTGCGCATCTGCTCAACGGCAAGGATTACCGCAGCCTGACCCTGATTGATCCGGTGGCATTGTCGCCCTGGGGTTCGCCGTTCGTGCAGCATGTGCGTCAGCATGAGGCGGCGTTCAGTGGTCTGCCCGACTACATCCAGCGTGCCATTGTGCCGACCTATATTCGCGGGGCGATTCACCGCGAGATTACCGACGACGAACTGGCGCCCTACGTGCAGCCGTGGCTGGGCGAGCCGGGGCAAGCGGCGTTCTACCGACAGATTGCGCAGATGGATGAGCGCTATACCCGTGAGGCAGAAAGCTTGTACCCGACGATCCGCTGCCCGGTGCAGATTCTCTGGGGTGAGGACGATCAGTGGATTCCCATCGAGCGTGGCCGAGCGTTACATCAAATGATCCCGGGATCACAATTCCACCCGATTGCCCACGCCGGCCACCTCGTCCAGGAAGACGCCCCAGAAGCCATCGTCGCCGCCCTGCTGCGCTTTCTCTAA
- the codB gene encoding cytosine permease — MTQNDPGNDYPLSEVPMHARKGLASTAMVLLGFTFFTATMFAGGKLGVAFSFGEMMAVIIVGNLLLGLYAAGLGYIAFKSGLNSVLMGRFCFGEVGSKLSDLILGFTQIGWYAWGTATAAVVIGKYFNLDEGTVLGLMVLFGLLFCATAYVGYRGLEILSYIAVPAMMLLLMLSMWVATVKVGGFEGLLSVVPSGSLDWSTAITLVFGTFVSGATQATNWTRFSRSARVAVLASLIGFFIGNGLMVLIGAYGAIVYQQPDVVEVLLLQGFAMAAMAMLLLNIWSTQDNTIYNFAVAGCNLLRTGRRKTVTLAGAVIGTLLALLGMYDMLVPYLILLGTVIPPIGGVIMADFFYRWRGHYPRLADARLPAFNWPGLGAYAVGTVAAFSSPWVAPLVGIAAAALTYVIVTGVLGARSASAPLQDL, encoded by the coding sequence ATGACGCAGAACGATCCCGGCAACGATTACCCCCTCAGCGAAGTCCCCATGCATGCACGCAAAGGCCTGGCCTCGACGGCGATGGTGTTACTGGGCTTCACGTTTTTCACCGCAACCATGTTTGCCGGCGGCAAGCTGGGCGTGGCGTTCAGTTTCGGCGAAATGATGGCGGTGATCATCGTCGGTAATCTGCTGCTCGGTCTCTACGCGGCAGGCCTCGGCTATATCGCTTTCAAAAGCGGCCTCAACTCGGTACTGATGGGCCGTTTCTGTTTCGGCGAAGTCGGCAGCAAGCTCAGCGACCTGATCCTTGGTTTCACCCAGATCGGCTGGTACGCCTGGGGCACCGCGACGGCTGCCGTCGTGATCGGTAAATATTTCAATCTCGACGAAGGCACGGTGCTCGGGCTGATGGTGCTGTTCGGTCTGCTGTTCTGCGCCACCGCTTACGTCGGTTATCGCGGACTGGAGATTCTCTCGTACATCGCGGTGCCGGCGATGATGTTGCTGCTGATGCTGTCGATGTGGGTGGCGACGGTGAAAGTCGGCGGTTTCGAAGGTTTGCTCAGCGTCGTGCCAAGCGGCTCGCTGGACTGGTCGACGGCGATCACTCTGGTGTTCGGCACCTTCGTCAGCGGCGCGACGCAAGCAACCAACTGGACGCGTTTCTCGCGCTCGGCGCGGGTCGCGGTACTGGCCAGCCTGATCGGTTTTTTCATCGGCAATGGCCTGATGGTGCTGATTGGCGCATACGGCGCCATCGTCTACCAACAACCGGACGTGGTTGAAGTGCTGCTGTTGCAAGGTTTCGCCATGGCCGCGATGGCCATGCTGTTGCTGAACATCTGGAGCACCCAGGACAACACCATCTACAACTTCGCTGTCGCTGGTTGCAACCTGCTGCGCACCGGCCGACGCAAAACTGTGACCCTCGCCGGCGCAGTGATCGGCACCCTGCTCGCGCTGCTGGGCATGTACGACATGTTGGTGCCCTATCTGATTCTGCTCGGCACGGTGATTCCGCCGATTGGCGGGGTGATCATGGCGGACTTTTTCTACCGCTGGCGCGGGCACTATCCGCGTCTGGCCGACGCACGGTTGCCGGCGTTCAACTGGCCGGGCCTCGGGGCCTATGCGGTCGGCACCGTCGCCGCGTTCAGCTCGCCGTGGGTCGCGCCGCTGGTAGGGATCGCCGCTGCCGCGCTAACGTATGTCATCGTTACCGGCGTGCTCGGCGCTCGCAGCGCGAGCGCGCCACTACAAGACTTATAA
- the codA gene encoding cytosine deaminase: MHIINARLRNQDGLHELHLEDGLIRSIARQTEAPTLGPDDLDAGGNLVVPPFVEPHIHLDATLTAGEPRWNMSGTLFEGIECWGGRKVTITEEDTKTRAKKTIQALAAHGIQHVRTHVDVTDPQLTALKAMLEVREESRHLIDLQIVAFPQEGIESFRNGRELMEESIRMGADVVGGIPHFEYTRDQGVSSVKFLMDLAERTGCLVDVHCDETDDPHSRFLEVLAEEARSRDMGALVTASHTTAMGSYDNAYCAKLFRLLGHSGISFVSCPTESIHLQGRFDNFPKRRGVTRVNELLEAGMNVCFGQDSIVDPWYPLGNGNILRVLEAGLHICHMLGYRNLQSALDLVTDNSAKAMHLGERYGLEQGRPANLLILSADSDYEVIRSQGLPLYSIRGGKVLMKRQMPVVEFNQLPG; encoded by the coding sequence ATGCACATCATCAACGCCCGTTTGCGCAACCAGGACGGTTTGCACGAATTGCACCTTGAAGACGGTCTGATCCGCAGCATCGCCCGGCAGACCGAAGCGCCCACTCTCGGCCCGGATGACCTCGACGCCGGCGGCAATCTGGTGGTGCCGCCTTTCGTCGAACCGCACATTCACCTCGATGCCACCCTCACCGCCGGCGAGCCGCGCTGGAACATGAGCGGCACGCTGTTCGAAGGCATCGAGTGCTGGGGCGGGCGCAAGGTCACCATCACCGAAGAAGACACCAAGACCCGCGCGAAGAAAACCATTCAAGCCCTGGCCGCCCACGGCATTCAGCACGTGCGCACCCATGTCGACGTCACCGACCCGCAACTCACCGCGCTCAAAGCCATGCTCGAAGTGCGCGAGGAAAGCCGTCACCTCATCGACCTGCAAATCGTCGCGTTCCCGCAGGAAGGCATCGAGTCGTTCCGCAATGGCCGCGAGCTGATGGAAGAGTCGATCCGTATGGGCGCGGACGTGGTCGGCGGGATTCCGCATTTCGAATACACCCGCGATCAGGGCGTCAGCTCAGTGAAGTTCCTGATGGACCTGGCCGAGCGCACCGGTTGCCTGGTCGATGTGCATTGCGACGAAACCGACGACCCGCATTCACGCTTCCTCGAAGTGCTCGCCGAAGAGGCGCGCAGCCGCGACATGGGTGCCCTCGTCACCGCCAGCCACACCACGGCGATGGGTTCTTACGACAACGCCTACTGCGCCAAACTGTTCCGTTTGCTCGGGCATTCCGGAATCAGTTTTGTCTCCTGCCCGACCGAGAGCATTCACCTGCAAGGACGCTTCGACAACTTCCCGAAACGCCGTGGCGTAACGCGCGTCAACGAATTGCTCGAAGCCGGGATGAATGTGTGTTTCGGCCAGGATTCCATCGTCGATCCGTGGTATCCGCTGGGCAACGGCAACATCCTCCGAGTGCTCGAAGCCGGACTGCACATCTGCCACATGCTCGGTTATCGCAACCTGCAAAGTGCGCTGGATCTGGTCACGGATAACAGCGCCAAAGCCATGCACCTGGGTGAGCGCTATGGACTGGAACAGGGGCGGCCGGCGAATCTGCTGATTCTGTCGGCAGACAGTGATTACGAGGTCATTCGCAGTCAGGGCTTGCCGCTGTATTCGATTCGAGGCGGCAAAGTGTTGATGAAGCGGCAGATGCCGGTGGTGGAGTTCAACCAACTGCCCGGTTGA
- a CDS encoding aromatic ring-hydroxylating oxygenase subunit alpha, with amino-acid sequence MDHPTQVLLVRKIFSLLDQGSTSLADAPFLNPVSVYHCAHQLALEQAGLFGAYPLLMGLSACLDHPGAYLTDDLSGVPIVIIRAADGTLNAFINVCRHRGARLVEGQGTLKNALTCPYHGWMYNLQGQLVQLMPAGSFSGLTCAERNLRSLPVFERHGLIWVAREPGQAGSAQRPLTTLDTEMAHLRLENFSLYETRLLEKPFNWKNALETFFENWHFPFLHQKTVASIFLPAVSHFEAFGNDARLIMPRRSILTLRDQPPEQWNLLKHSLVIYFLFPNTLLLWQRDHLEIWRVFPKPQTPGACLAQVALYTPHAATTERERDLWDKNMKLLLETVDGEDFEVSTKIQQGIASGAQTHLTFGRNEPALQHFHRVIQQALTDQRMGLSESVR; translated from the coding sequence ATGGATCATCCAACGCAAGTGTTACTTGTGCGCAAAATATTCAGCCTGCTGGATCAGGGCTCTACCAGCCTGGCGGACGCGCCGTTTCTCAATCCGGTGTCCGTTTATCACTGTGCGCACCAGTTGGCACTGGAACAGGCCGGTCTGTTCGGTGCCTATCCGTTGTTGATGGGATTGAGTGCCTGTTTGGACCATCCGGGGGCTTATCTGACGGATGACTTGAGTGGCGTGCCCATCGTGATCATTCGCGCGGCCGATGGCACATTGAACGCGTTCATCAATGTCTGTCGGCATCGCGGCGCGCGACTGGTCGAGGGGCAAGGGACGCTGAAAAACGCTTTGACTTGTCCTTATCACGGCTGGATGTACAACCTTCAAGGCCAGCTTGTGCAGTTGATGCCGGCCGGCAGTTTTTCGGGCCTGACGTGCGCCGAGCGCAATCTGCGGAGTTTGCCGGTGTTCGAACGGCACGGTCTGATATGGGTTGCCCGGGAGCCCGGACAAGCGGGCAGTGCACAGCGGCCATTGACTACGCTTGATACGGAAATGGCTCATTTGCGCCTGGAAAACTTTTCTCTGTATGAAACGCGATTGCTCGAGAAACCGTTCAATTGGAAAAATGCACTGGAGACGTTTTTCGAGAACTGGCATTTCCCGTTTCTGCATCAGAAAACCGTGGCGTCGATTTTTCTTCCAGCGGTCAGCCATTTCGAGGCCTTTGGCAACGATGCGCGTCTGATCATGCCGCGACGAAGCATTCTGACGCTGCGCGATCAACCTCCCGAACAGTGGAATCTACTCAAGCATTCGCTGGTCATTTATTTTCTTTTTCCCAATACGCTACTGCTCTGGCAGCGCGATCACCTTGAAATCTGGCGGGTGTTCCCGAAGCCGCAAACGCCCGGCGCCTGCCTGGCGCAGGTCGCGCTGTATACCCCGCATGCAGCCACCACAGAACGTGAGCGCGATCTCTGGGACAAGAACATGAAGCTGCTGCTGGAAACGGTGGACGGCGAGGACTTCGAGGTCAGCACGAAAATACAGCAGGGCATTGCGTCAGGTGCGCAGACACACCTGACGTTCGGAAGGAATGAACCGGCTCTGCAGCATTTCCACCGAGTGATCCAGCAAGCGCTGACGGATCAGCGCATGGGGTTATCCGAGTCGGTTCGGTGA
- a CDS encoding carboxymuconolactone decarboxylase family protein: protein MKHNPHSPPMTTLYTEGRQTFVELVPDGGARLDALFHTVPALGELAVGVVYGHLHARPGLDPRLREAVSFAAIVASGMIGPPLSVHLKTGLASGLAPGEMTEVLLQASAFAGFPRAVSAAEQLNRLFDEAGLISPPAPTPREVALAFCELVREGQAPIPVSTAVKRQLKHARSLSLLATSAHSVIVECFEQQSTAQALLRLEVQGEAVTSVTLFKAH from the coding sequence ATGAAACACAACCCTCACTCCCCTCCCATGACCACGCTGTATACCGAAGGTCGCCAGACCTTTGTCGAACTTGTACCTGACGGCGGTGCCCGCCTCGACGCGTTGTTTCATACCGTACCCGCGTTGGGAGAACTGGCAGTCGGTGTTGTATACGGACATCTGCATGCACGACCCGGACTCGACCCGCGCCTGCGTGAAGCCGTGTCATTCGCCGCGATCGTGGCCTCAGGCATGATCGGCCCGCCATTGAGCGTCCATCTCAAGACGGGGCTGGCCTCGGGACTGGCGCCGGGCGAAATGACCGAAGTGCTGCTGCAGGCGTCGGCATTCGCGGGGTTTCCCCGAGCGGTGAGCGCGGCCGAGCAACTCAATCGACTGTTCGACGAGGCCGGCCTGATATCGCCTCCCGCACCGACGCCGCGTGAGGTGGCTTTGGCGTTCTGTGAGCTCGTGCGCGAAGGGCAAGCGCCGATTCCTGTCAGTACCGCAGTGAAACGCCAGTTGAAGCATGCCCGCAGCCTGTCGCTGCTGGCGACATCGGCGCACTCGGTGATCGTTGAATGTTTTGAACAGCAGTCGACCGCGCAAGCCTTGCTACGACTCGAGGTGCAGGGCGAAGCCGTGACGAGCGTAACGCTGTTCAAGGCTCACTGA
- a CDS encoding diaminopimelate epimerase encodes MTQFYDARGNIYGVISPQALREAGIDLPASAAQCASSRQIWSRAAITLCCDWPECQRPANSKSHRSDGLLIGPFQASPPFEVLIVNTDGSLAERSGNGLTIFSEFLAAQGWMAEQGALLRVHHDKGEPVETSVKPAEVEGVRGFWLDLGQPVFGPDAVDASWTPTVGFNGRDVSAVQPLVQLDPSWAHSQFVRIGNPHCVTLLSDKGALPDNQQMRESPLSEGLTRIAYAMPAGAGQPCPAGVNLQWAAREATQRIVAWVFERGEGPTASSGTSASAVASAAWRVGWVTGGAVHVVMPGGTAPILLEEVHGELLRVSLFGTARLIV; translated from the coding sequence ATGACGCAGTTCTACGATGCACGGGGCAATATTTACGGGGTGATTTCGCCGCAGGCACTTCGCGAGGCGGGCATTGATTTACCGGCCAGTGCCGCGCAGTGTGCTTCGTCGAGACAGATCTGGAGCCGCGCAGCCATCACATTGTGTTGTGACTGGCCCGAATGTCAGCGTCCAGCGAACAGCAAATCCCACCGCAGCGACGGTCTGTTGATCGGTCCGTTCCAGGCTTCACCGCCGTTCGAGGTGCTGATCGTCAACACCGATGGCTCGCTGGCCGAACGCAGTGGCAATGGCTTGACGATTTTCTCTGAGTTTCTCGCCGCGCAAGGCTGGATGGCGGAGCAGGGTGCGCTGTTGCGCGTTCATCATGACAAGGGTGAGCCGGTGGAAACCTCGGTAAAACCTGCCGAGGTCGAAGGCGTTCGGGGCTTCTGGCTGGACCTCGGTCAACCCGTATTCGGACCTGATGCCGTTGACGCATCGTGGACGCCAACCGTCGGTTTCAACGGTCGGGATGTCAGCGCTGTGCAACCGTTGGTGCAGCTCGATCCGTCGTGGGCCCATAGCCAGTTCGTACGCATCGGCAACCCGCATTGCGTGACACTGCTCAGCGACAAGGGCGCATTGCCCGACAATCAGCAGATGCGTGAGTCGCCATTGAGTGAGGGGCTGACCCGGATCGCTTACGCCATGCCGGCCGGCGCCGGGCAGCCCTGCCCGGCGGGCGTCAATCTGCAATGGGCCGCGCGTGAGGCGACACAACGCATCGTTGCCTGGGTGTTCGAACGCGGCGAAGGGCCGACTGCCTCCTCAGGCACCAGTGCCAGCGCGGTGGCGTCAGCGGCGTGGCGGGTCGGTTGGGTCACAGGTGGCGCCGTACACGTCGTCATGCCCGGCGGCACGGCGCCGATTCTGCTGGAAGAGGTCCACGGTGAATTGCTGCGTGTCAGCTTGTTCGGCACCGCCCGCCTGATCGTATAA
- a CDS encoding MFS transporter codes for MTSLTPQDTFVPGRLQQMSTRIAFFIAGLGIAAWAPLVPYAKARAGLDEGTLGLLLLCLGVGSILAMPLAGILATRFGCRRVATGGTLLICAALPLLATVSSIPALIATLFMFGAGLGTVDSTVNLQAVIVERASGKNMMSGFHGLFSLGGIVGAAGVSALLGLGLTPLAAMLVVVVVLIAALFKCVPHMLPYGSESSGPAFAIPHGIVLFIGGMCFIVFLTEGAALDWSAVFLAQERGIDTAYAGMGYAAFALTMTAGRLMGDRIVRIVGATRIILFGGLLAAAGLFLATFAPSWEAALVGYALVGAGCSNIVPVLYTAVGKQTVMPESIAVPAITTLGYAGILAGPAVIGFVAHASSLSFAFGLMAVLLVAVAIGGKVLKV; via the coding sequence ATGACCAGCCTCACCCCTCAAGACACCTTCGTCCCCGGACGCCTGCAACAGATGTCCACGCGCATCGCCTTTTTCATCGCCGGGCTCGGCATCGCCGCGTGGGCGCCTTTGGTGCCGTACGCCAAGGCCCGCGCCGGACTGGATGAGGGCACGTTGGGGTTGTTGCTGTTGTGCCTCGGCGTCGGTTCGATTCTGGCGATGCCGCTGGCGGGGATTCTGGCCACGCGCTTCGGCTGCCGGCGTGTTGCCACTGGCGGCACGTTATTGATCTGCGCGGCGCTGCCGTTACTGGCGACGGTGTCGTCGATACCGGCGTTGATCGCCACGCTGTTCATGTTCGGTGCGGGCCTGGGCACGGTGGATTCGACGGTGAACCTGCAAGCGGTGATCGTCGAACGCGCCAGCGGCAAGAACATGATGTCGGGCTTTCATGGACTGTTCAGTCTGGGCGGAATTGTCGGCGCGGCGGGTGTCAGCGCCCTGCTCGGCCTTGGCTTGACGCCGCTCGCGGCCATGCTGGTGGTGGTCGTGGTGTTGATCGCGGCGCTGTTCAAGTGCGTGCCGCACATGTTGCCTTACGGCAGTGAAAGCTCGGGCCCGGCGTTCGCCATCCCCCATGGCATCGTGCTGTTTATCGGCGGAATGTGCTTTATTGTCTTTCTCACCGAAGGCGCGGCGCTGGACTGGAGTGCGGTGTTTCTGGCGCAGGAACGCGGAATCGACACGGCGTACGCGGGGATGGGTTATGCGGCGTTTGCATTGACCATGACGGCCGGGCGTTTGATGGGTGACCGGATTGTGCGGATTGTCGGTGCAACGCGGATCATTTTGTTCGGTGGTCTGTTGGCAGCGGCCGGTTTGTTTCTGGCGACGTTTGCTCCGAGCTGGGAAGCGGCGCTGGTCGGTTATGCGCTGGTCGGCGCTGGCTGTTCGAACATTGTGCCGGTGCTCTACACGGCGGTGGGCAAGCAGACGGTGATGCCGGAAAGCATCGCCGTGCCGGCGATTACCACGCTCGGTTATGCAGGGATTCTGGCCGGGCCGGCGGTGATCGGCTTTGTCGCCCATGCCAGCAGTTTGAGTTTTGCCTTTGGCTTGATGGCGGTGCTGTTGGTCGCGGTGGCCATTGGCGGAAAAGTCCTTAAAGTCTAA